Genomic window (Leptotrichia sp. oral taxon 212):
TTTATTGTACACGTATTTCAATTTTTTTTCAAATAAATTATAGTCCTTTATCTTATCACCATTTATACGGTAAATTTTTTCAGGATTTATTTTTACATTGTTTGCTTTTCCTGAAGTCATTACAAAGGATTTTATTCCTAATTTTTTTATTCTTTCCACATTTCCTTTATAGGTATGTCCCCACGGATATGAAAGAAATTCCGCTTTTTTATTTAATTTTTCCTCTATCAGTCTTTTATTTTCCGTTATTTCAAACTCCACTTTTTTTTCAAATTCCTCTTCGGAAATTTCTTCAAAAAACTCTTTTTTATGTACTTTAAAAAGTTTATTTAAAAATATTTTTCTTTCCTTGGAAGATTTGCTTATAAACTCTTCTGAATTTACAATTTCCCTATACTTATCCACAAATCCTTCTTTCAGCTTTAGACCTTTCATTGAAATCTGACTTCTTATTTTAAATACAGGAAGTCCTGTAAAATCTAAGTCCCTGAAATCCTTTGTTTCGGCTTTTTCCTTATTTGAAAGTCCTTCCCTGAAAATAGGGAAATATTCCCTTTTTACAAAATCCCCTTCCGTCTTTTCAAAAACTCCTTTTACTTCAGGCTTCCTTATTGTCGGATAATGGGAATGTGTGTGCAGCTGAAAATCTATGAGACCGCTCTCATACATTTCCTTTATTTCATTCCAGTCAAGGTAATCCCTGTCGTTTCCTATGTAGACCGTATTAAGAAAAATGGTAGCCTTTATATTGTATTTCTTCAAGATGGGAAAAGCTTTAGTATAGTTATTTTTATATCCATCATCAAAGGTCACAAGTATACTTTCCTCATCAAGAATATAGTTCATCTTTTCAAGTTCTTCCATTTTATAAGTCTTCATGTCTTTTATGTATTCCATATGCTTTTCAAATTCTTTTTCCGATATTATTCCTTCAGTTTTTTCAGCAAAAACATTATGATACATAAGACAGGCTACTGATTTTTTTCTATTTTTATTATAAATATGAAAAAAAATCAGAATTACGGCTAATCCAGCTAACAGTAAGTACATTCTATTTTACCTTTCCAAATAATTTTAAAAATGTATATCTTATTTTCTTTATCATCCTGTCTATCTTAAAGTCTAGAACGCTGTTTTTCCCTTTTCTGCTGAAGTGCACATGTCTCTTATCCCCAATATGTTCCACATACTTTTCCTTAAAATAGATAGTTCTGTAATTTCTGTCTTTATAAAATTTTGACAGCTCTATTTCATAAAGCTTATCCTTCAGTTTTTCATGAGATCCGAACAAATCGTTGTCGGATTTTCTCCTAAGACCCGGATTATAAGTAAAAATTTCATCCTTTACTTCATAAAATTTTTCTCCATCTTTTGAGATATATTCTTCCTTCCTGAAAAAACTTTCCTTAAAATCTTTTTTGCTTCGTAATCCCACTGTAAGGAGAGTCCTGTCTTCCTTAAGAAGTTTCAGAGACTTTTCTATAAATCCTTTTTTCAGGAATATCCAGTCATCCTCGCAATGAAATATATATTCGGTATCTACTTCGTTATAGGCCTTATCAACTGATTTTAACTGACCTTCTCTTGTCTCATTTATTATCAGGCAGAAATTATGCTTATTTTTCTCATTCTCATATTGAGAAATAAGATTTTCCAGTTTCTTTCCTTCGGTACTGTCTTCTGTTATTATTATCTTTTTTATCGGATAAGTATTTTTTTCAAAGAAACTGTCCAGAGTTCTCTTAAGCAAATCGAATCTTCCGCAGCTTGTTATTACCAGAGTAACTTCCTCCATAATTTTATCCTTTCCCAGCAGTTTATTTTACCTTTCCGAATAATTTCAAAAACGTATATCTTATCTTTTTTATCATTCTGTCTATTTTAAAATCCAGAACACTGTTTTTTCCTCTTTTACTAAAGTGTACATGTCTTTTGTTACCTATATGCTCCACAAACGGATTTACAAAGGAAATCATTTTAAATCCTTTTTCCTTGTAAAATTTGGACAGTTCAGCTTCCCAAAGTTTTCCCTCAAGTTTTTCATGGGAACCGAACAGGTCACATACATCCTTTCTTCTAAGTCCGGGATTGTATGTAAACACGTCTTCCAGTATTTCAAAGTATTCCTCTCCGTTAGATGCCATGTAGTTTTCCTTGGAAATAGGAATCCCTGAGCAGTCTTCCCTTGATCTTAAGCCGACTACTGCTATTTTAGGATTTTCTATGAGCATATCCATGGACTTTTCTATAAACCCTTCCCTTAAAAATTCCCAGTCATCTTCACAATGGAATACATATTCCGTGTTCACTTCCTTATAAGCTTTGTCTATGGACTTTATCTGTCCTATTCTTGTTTCGTTCACTATTAATTTAAAATTCTGATTCTTATATTTAGAAACCAGTTTTTCCAGTTTCTTTCCCTCAGTACTGTCTTCCGTTATTATTACTTCCTTTATCGGATAAGTATTATATTTGAAAAAACTGTCAAGTGTTCTTTCCAGTAAATCAAATCTCCCGCAGCTTGTCACTACCAAACTGACATCCTTCATGATTATCCAGTCCTTTCTCTGCTTTTTTCTTCCCCTGTTTTATTACAGTAGCCAGAAATTCATCGTTTTCAGCTAACCCGCTCCTGTCATTTTCCTTATGATAGATATGATAAGTCAGCCCATTGAATTTCAGCCTTTTCTTCCCTATTCCGCTATTAAAAAGTCTGACTGCGATTTCACTGTCTTCACGCCCCCAGCCCTGAATTTTTTCTTCAAAGCCATTTACCTTTACTAAATCTTCCCTGAAGAAGGACATATTACATCCTCTTATTCCTGAAAGTTTTTTATCCTTTTTAGTAAAAATTTTTGAAAGCAGCCTGTTTCTTACTGTATTCGCCTTGTTTTTATACCCCTTTTCAAATAGGACGTTTGGAAATACAGGTAATTTTCCCTTCAGTATTTCTTTAGATTTTTCTTCAGATATTATTACTCTTGATCCCTGGATAAAGTATCCTTTTTCCATATTTTCAATATGATCCTGTATAAAGTGTCTTTCTAAAATCAGATCCCCGTCTATTATTATGACATATTTCCCTGATGCTTTTGCTATAGCCTTGTTTCTTGACATTGAAAGCCTGAATCCGTCGTCTTCCTGCCATGAATGTTCTATTTTAACATTCGGATTACTTTCCTTTATTTTCTTCACAAGACCCGCAGTATCCTCACGCGATCCATCATCAGCAACTATTATTTCTTTCGGAAGGACAGTCTGTCTTAACACGCTGTTCAGACATATTTCCAGAGCCTGTGGCCAGTTATATGTTGTAACAATGAGAGAAGTATCCTTTCCCAGTGTTCTGAAATACTGTTCCCTTAATTTTGTATACTTTGTCATGGTGTAGATGGAACTGTACTTTGCAAGAAGATATCCTTCATATCCGTCAAGAAATCCTAGCTGTAAAATATACATTCTTATAAATCTGAAAAGCATTTTTGAGTAAATCTTTACAATTCCTGATTTCTTATGCTCCTTCATATACTGTGTGGCACTCTCGGAAGTATATCTGTTAAGCTTTTCCAGAAACTGCTCTATATTGTCATAGGTATAGTGAATTATGAGTTCATTTATTTTTCCTGTCCTGCTGTTTTCGGCT
Coding sequences:
- a CDS encoding polysaccharide deacetylase family protein codes for the protein MYLLLAGLAVILIFFHIYNKNRKKSVACLMYHNVFAEKTEGIISEKEFEKHMEYIKDMKTYKMEELEKMNYILDEESILVTFDDGYKNNYTKAFPILKKYNIKATIFLNTVYIGNDRDYLDWNEIKEMYESGLIDFQLHTHSHYPTIRKPEVKGVFEKTEGDFVKREYFPIFREGLSNKEKAETKDFRDLDFTGLPVFKIRSQISMKGLKLKEGFVDKYREIVNSEEFISKSSKERKIFLNKLFKVHKKEFFEEISEEEFEKKVEFEITENKRLIEEKLNKKAEFLSYPWGHTYKGNVERIKKLGIKSFVMTSGKANNVKINPEKIYRINGDKIKDYNLFEKKLKYVYNKG
- a CDS encoding glycosyltransferase, giving the protein MEEVTLVITSCGRFDLLKRTLDSFFEKNTYPIKKIIITEDSTEGKKLENLISQYENEKNKHNFCLIINETREGQLKSVDKAYNEVDTEYIFHCEDDWIFLKKGFIEKSLKLLKEDRTLLTVGLRSKKDFKESFFRKEEYISKDGEKFYEVKDEIFTYNPGLRRKSDNDLFGSHEKLKDKLYEIELSKFYKDRNYRTIYFKEKYVEHIGDKRHVHFSRKGKNSVLDFKIDRMIKKIRYTFLKLFGKVK
- a CDS encoding glycosyltransferase; this translates as MTSCGRFDLLERTLDSFFKYNTYPIKEVIITEDSTEGKKLEKLVSKYKNQNFKLIVNETRIGQIKSIDKAYKEVNTEYVFHCEDDWEFLREGFIEKSMDMLIENPKIAVVGLRSREDCSGIPISKENYMASNGEEYFEILEDVFTYNPGLRRKDVCDLFGSHEKLEGKLWEAELSKFYKEKGFKMISFVNPFVEHIGNKRHVHFSKRGKNSVLDFKIDRMIKKIRYTFLKLFGKVK
- a CDS encoding glycosyltransferase; translated protein: MKLSVGIITYNEENRIGKTLDSVKEIADEIIVVDSESSDRTAEIAKVKGAEVFVEKWKGYGPQKNSVLEKCSGEWILLIDADEVVSAELKDKIKDIINGNSDFDVYKIKLRNICFGKEIKYGGWDDYVIRLWKKGKVRISGREVHEKYEIAENSRTGKINELIIHYTYDNIEQFLEKLNRYTSESATQYMKEHKKSGIVKIYSKMLFRFIRMYILQLGFLDGYEGYLLAKYSSIYTMTKYTKLREQYFRTLGKDTSLIVTTYNWPQALEICLNSVLRQTVLPKEIIVADDGSREDTAGLVKKIKESNPNVKIEHSWQEDDGFRLSMSRNKAIAKASGKYVIIIDGDLILERHFIQDHIENMEKGYFIQGSRVIISEEKSKEILKGKLPVFPNVLFEKGYKNKANTVRNRLLSKIFTKKDKKLSGIRGCNMSFFREDLVKVNGFEEKIQGWGREDSEIAVRLFNSGIGKKRLKFNGLTYHIYHKENDRSGLAENDEFLATVIKQGKKKAEKGLDNHEGCQFGSDKLREI